The genomic DNA TACCCTCCCCACCAAAACCACAACTCAATGGCCTTCAGCACAAAAGGATCCAGCAACCCCGGCTTTTGTGCTCCACTCTTCACAAGAATTTACACCAGGATTCTAGTTGAAAATACTTGATCAAATGGTAGAGCAAGTTACGAAGTTGGTAGTGACTTGCCCCCTGTGCTTTTCGGAGCAGAAGAAGGGCAGCAGGTATTGATCCCCTCCCGGGCATCACAGCCATTCTAACGCGCCCTTACGCCAGGCATAGATATATCCGATCAGCAAGATGCCCAGGAAGATCGCCATCTCCAAGATGCCAAACCAACGCAATTGCCGCAACAGGACTGCCCAGGGATACAGGAAGATCACCTCAATGTCAAAGAGCACGAATAAGATGGCCACCATATAGTAGTGCACAGGGAAACGGCGGCGGGGGAGAGAGAAGGGCCTCATGCCCGATTCAACCGGCTCTAGTTTGCTCGGAATAGGACGCTTTGGCCCCAACCAGTTGGGGATTAACAAGGCAAGTACAGCCAAAGCCGTGGAGAGGAAAAGCATGATGAGAATGGGCATGTAATCAATTAGCATGTTTCCTCCTAATGGGCGCCCACGTCAGCGCAAGGTAACGGGAAGAGCCCACCAGAAAGCATCACTTTATAACCTGAATATACACCATAGGCCAAGATTGTGCAACTTTTAGCGAAGAGCTCACCTACGAGTAGCGCTGGGGAAAACCTCAATCCCTTTCT from Anaerolineae bacterium includes the following:
- the ndhC gene encoding NADH-quinone oxidoreductase subunit A, whose translation is MLIDYMPILIMLFLSTALAVLALLIPNWLGPKRPIPSKLEPVESGMRPFSLPRRRFPVHYYMVAILFVLFDIEVIFLYPWAVLLRQLRWFGILEMAIFLGILLIGYIYAWRKGALEWL